Proteins co-encoded in one Polaromonas vacuolata genomic window:
- a CDS encoding ABC transporter ATP-binding protein: protein MTLLQVKNLVVEFPSRHGTLRALDDISFDISAGEILGVVGESGAGKSLTGSAIIGLLEPPGRIASGQILLEGQRIDQLSEPQMRHIRGRKIGAIFQDPLTSLNPLYSIGRQLVETIQAHLPMTAREARMRAISLLEDTGIPAAAQRIDHYAHQFSGGMRQRVVIALALAAEPRLIVADEPTTALDVSIQAQIITLLKNVCKERGAAVMLITHDMGLIAETCDRVAVMYSGRIAEIGPVNAVINHPAHPYSEGLMAAIPDIDVERDRLFQIDGAMPRLNAIPSGCAFNPRCPKAFDKCSQERPDLQFAGTTRAACWLHALPVETV, encoded by the coding sequence ATGACACTGCTTCAAGTTAAAAATCTGGTGGTCGAGTTTCCTTCTCGGCACGGCACTCTGCGCGCCCTAGACGATATTTCGTTTGATATTTCTGCGGGTGAAATTTTGGGTGTGGTGGGCGAATCCGGTGCGGGTAAATCGCTCACTGGTTCGGCCATTATTGGATTGCTTGAGCCACCAGGCCGCATCGCAAGCGGGCAGATTCTGCTCGAAGGCCAACGCATAGATCAGCTCAGTGAGCCGCAAATGCGCCACATACGCGGGCGCAAGATTGGGGCTATTTTTCAAGATCCATTGACCTCGTTAAACCCGCTCTACAGCATAGGCCGGCAGTTGGTGGAAACCATTCAGGCGCACTTGCCCATGACGGCGCGAGAGGCGCGTATGCGCGCCATCTCGCTGCTAGAAGACACGGGTATTCCGGCTGCGGCTCAACGCATCGACCACTACGCGCATCAGTTTTCTGGCGGCATGCGTCAGCGCGTGGTGATCGCTTTAGCGTTGGCTGCCGAGCCACGGTTAATCGTCGCCGATGAGCCGACGACGGCGCTAGATGTGTCGATCCAAGCGCAAATCATCACGCTGTTAAAAAACGTTTGCAAAGAGCGCGGCGCAGCCGTCATGCTAATTACCCACGACATGGGATTAATTGCCGAAACTTGCGACCGCGTGGCGGTGATGTATTCAGGCCGGATTGCAGAAATTGGCCCAGTGAACGCGGTTATTAATCATCCGGCTCATCCGTATAGCGAGGGCTTGATGGCGGCGATTCCCGACATCGATGTTGAGCGTGATCGCTTGTTTCAAATCGACGGCGCCATGCCGCGACTGAACGCCATTCCTTCGGGTTGTGCTTTTAATCCGCGCTGCCCCAAGGCCTTTGACAAGTGCAGTCAAGAACGACCTGATTTGCAATTCGCAGGTACTACCCGCGCCGCGTGTTGGCTGCATGCTTTGCCAGTTGAGACCGTATGA
- a CDS encoding M20 aminoacylase family protein, with protein sequence MKILDSLVTQAAGISAVRRDIHAHPELCFQEVRTADVVAQKLAEWGIPMHRGMGTTGVVGIIKNGTSKRAIGFRADMDALPMQESNTFAHASQYKGKMHSCGHDGHTAMLLAAAQHFATNRNFDGTVYLIFQPAEEGGGGAREMIKDGMFEKYPMDAVFGMHNWPGMKVGQFAASPGPVMASSNEFKITVRGKGGHAALPHNGIDPIPVACQLVQAFQNIISRNKKPVDAGVISVTMIHAGEATNVIPNSCELQGTVRTFTIEVLDMIEKRMQQIAEHLCAANDATCEFSFTRNYPPTINHEKETQFARDVMEKIVGKDNVCRQEPTMGAEDFSYMLQEKPGCYVFIANGDGDHREIGHGGGPCMLHNPSYDFNDDLIPLGATYWVNLAESWLKKESA encoded by the coding sequence ATGAAAATCTTAGATTCCTTAGTCACCCAAGCCGCTGGTATTAGCGCCGTCAGACGCGATATTCACGCCCACCCAGAGCTATGTTTTCAAGAAGTCAGAACCGCAGACGTTGTAGCGCAAAAACTCGCCGAATGGGGCATTCCCATGCACCGCGGCATGGGCACAACCGGTGTGGTGGGAATTATTAAAAATGGCACTTCAAAACGCGCTATTGGCTTTAGAGCCGATATGGACGCCCTGCCCATGCAAGAGTCCAACACCTTTGCCCACGCCAGCCAATACAAAGGAAAAATGCACTCCTGCGGCCACGATGGTCATACCGCTATGCTGCTCGCTGCAGCCCAGCATTTCGCCACCAACCGAAATTTTGACGGCACGGTTTATTTGATTTTTCAACCTGCTGAAGAAGGCGGCGGTGGTGCGCGTGAAATGATTAAAGACGGTATGTTTGAAAAGTATCCTATGGACGCAGTGTTTGGCATGCACAACTGGCCGGGCATGAAGGTCGGACAATTTGCCGCCAGTCCAGGCCCAGTGATGGCGTCTAGCAATGAATTCAAAATAACCGTTCGCGGCAAAGGCGGCCATGCGGCGTTGCCGCACAACGGCATTGACCCCATACCCGTTGCCTGCCAATTAGTGCAGGCCTTTCAAAATATTATTAGCCGAAATAAAAAACCGGTTGATGCCGGCGTGATTTCGGTCACCATGATCCATGCGGGAGAAGCCACCAACGTGATTCCCAACAGTTGTGAGTTGCAAGGAACGGTGCGCACTTTCACGATTGAAGTGCTGGACATGATTGAAAAGCGCATGCAGCAAATCGCTGAACATTTATGCGCGGCGAATGATGCGACTTGCGAATTCAGCTTTACCCGTAACTACCCGCCGACGATTAATCACGAAAAAGAAACGCAATTCGCACGCGATGTGATGGAAAAAATTGTCGGCAAAGACAACGTCTGCCGCCAAGAGCCCACCATGGGTGCGGAAGACTTTTCATACATGCTGCAAGAAAAACCCGGCTGCTATGTGTTTATCGCCAACGGCGATGGTGACCACCGCGAGATCGGCCACGGCGGTGGCCCGTGCATGCTGCACAACCCAAGCTACGACTTTAATGACGACTTGATCCCGCTGGGCGCAACCTACTGGGTCAATCTTGCCGAGAGCTGGTTAAAGAAAGAATCCGCGTGA
- a CDS encoding heavy metal sensor histidine kinase: protein MTSFSLTTRLTLFYTLVSALVLLGLGWLTSAAMNQHFDALDRAGLQDKIHLIEEVGAKAESKSDLQKRLADVLHSHEGLIVTLQTNGQTLFATEALKIPDAAIKNLSQESKTQKLFNWETKDHQYRALGALISTPLIGDEVLTLWVVLDSKLHAHFQEHFRFTLAIYVILATVFSGLLGWLAAKQGLAPLRIMKSRAQAVTSNKMGERMPVKTVPVEMADLAQTLNDMLDRLQEDFRRLSEFSSDLAHELRTPISNLLTETQVTLSSKRSNTEYEDVLASNSEELQRLARMVSDMLFLAKTENGLTLPSQETIAIATQAQALFDFYEALAFEKGIYLALTGEGLISGDRLMLRRALSNLLSNALRHATIGTTVSIKVETINDKVQVSVINHGSMISEEMLPRLFDRFFRVDKSRAHPHSDGAGLGLAITRAIMRAHGGGVTVTSRLGETCFSLIFPKIDTDNHAINAND from the coding sequence ATGACTAGTTTTTCGCTCACTACCCGGCTGACCTTGTTTTACACACTGGTCTCAGCGCTGGTTTTACTCGGCTTGGGCTGGTTGACATCGGCCGCGATGAACCAGCATTTTGACGCTTTAGACCGCGCTGGTTTGCAAGACAAAATTCATCTTATTGAAGAAGTCGGTGCCAAAGCAGAATCAAAAAGTGATTTACAAAAACGCTTGGCTGATGTGCTGCACAGTCACGAAGGCTTAATAGTTACGCTACAAACCAACGGGCAAACGCTGTTTGCAACCGAGGCTTTAAAAATTCCTGATGCGGCGATTAAAAATTTAAGTCAAGAATCCAAAACACAAAAATTATTCAATTGGGAAACTAAAGACCATCAATACCGCGCTTTAGGCGCACTCATCTCAACGCCCTTAATTGGGGATGAAGTTTTGACTTTATGGGTTGTTTTAGACAGTAAATTACATGCGCATTTTCAGGAACATTTTCGTTTTACTTTGGCGATCTACGTCATATTGGCTACGGTTTTCAGCGGCTTATTAGGCTGGCTGGCTGCCAAACAAGGCTTAGCACCCCTGCGAATTATGAAGAGCAGAGCGCAAGCCGTGACGTCCAACAAAATGGGTGAGCGCATGCCGGTTAAAACAGTACCGGTAGAAATGGCCGACTTAGCGCAAACACTCAACGATATGTTGGATAGATTGCAAGAAGACTTTAGGCGTTTGTCAGAGTTTTCATCCGATCTCGCGCATGAGCTACGAACGCCCATCAGCAATTTATTGACAGAAACCCAAGTTACTTTGTCCTCTAAAAGAAGCAACACAGAGTATGAAGACGTTTTAGCCTCCAACTCTGAAGAGTTGCAGCGTTTAGCCAGAATGGTGTCTGACATGCTTTTCTTAGCCAAAACGGAAAACGGTCTCACACTACCTAGTCAAGAGACCATTGCAATAGCTACTCAAGCGCAAGCCTTGTTTGATTTCTATGAAGCATTGGCTTTTGAAAAGGGAATTTATTTAGCACTGACAGGAGAAGGACTCATCAGCGGTGATCGTTTAATGTTGCGCAGAGCTCTGAGCAATTTACTATCCAACGCCCTACGCCACGCCACCATCGGCACAACGGTGTCAATCAAAGTAGAAACGATTAACGACAAAGTCCAAGTAAGCGTGATCAACCACGGCAGCATGATTAGTGAAGAAATGCTGCCACGATTGTTTGACCGATTTTTTAGAGTCGATAAATCAAGAGCCCATCCGCACAGTGATGGCGCGGGACTAGGCCTAGCAATAACCCGCGCCATCATGCGGGCCCACGGTGGTGGTGTGACGGTCACATCGCGGCTTGGCGAGACTTGTTTTAGTTTAATTTTTCCAAAAATCGATACTGACAATCACGCTATAAACGCTAACGACTAA
- a CDS encoding ABC transporter ATP-binding protein gives MHRPMSEPSTALVQAHDLAMTFDVSAPWLNRVIERQPRLLLKAVDGVSFEIEKGKTLALVGESGCGKSTVAKLLVGLNEPTRGSFTFDSQDAHAQFKKPEGLQLRRRIQMIFQDPYASLNPRWLVGDIVGEPLKEHGIATDAAELKSRVESLLESVGMSRLDMQKYPHQFSGGQRQRISIARALATEPEFLVCDEPTSALDVSVQAQVLNIMKDLQRSRGLTYLFISHNLAVVRHVSDQVGVMYLGRLVELADKQSLFSNPRHPYTRMLLDAIPKMRDTGRARTPVQGEVPNPLNPPSGCTFHPRCPHVQERCRMEAPRLLTIAGVKIACHGVEEGRV, from the coding sequence ATGCACAGACCGATGTCAGAGCCCAGTACCGCTTTGGTTCAAGCGCATGATTTAGCCATGACTTTTGATGTTTCTGCGCCTTGGCTAAACCGCGTGATTGAGCGCCAGCCGCGACTATTATTAAAAGCCGTTGATGGCGTGAGTTTTGAAATTGAAAAAGGCAAAACGCTGGCTTTGGTCGGTGAATCGGGCTGCGGAAAAAGCACGGTGGCCAAACTGTTGGTGGGCTTGAATGAGCCGACACGCGGTAGTTTTACTTTTGATTCGCAAGACGCTCATGCGCAGTTTAAAAAGCCTGAAGGCTTGCAATTGCGCCGGCGGATTCAAATGATTTTTCAAGACCCCTATGCCAGTTTGAACCCGCGCTGGTTGGTGGGTGACATTGTCGGTGAGCCGCTCAAAGAGCACGGCATCGCAACCGATGCAGCTGAGCTTAAAAGCCGAGTCGAGTCTTTGCTTGAATCTGTCGGCATGTCGCGCTTAGATATGCAAAAGTATCCGCACCAGTTCTCCGGCGGTCAGCGTCAACGCATTTCGATCGCCAGAGCGCTGGCGACTGAACCAGAATTTTTAGTCTGTGATGAGCCAACCTCAGCCTTAGACGTGAGTGTGCAAGCTCAGGTGCTCAACATCATGAAAGACTTGCAGCGCAGCCGCGGCCTGACGTATTTATTCATCTCACATAATCTTGCCGTCGTGCGCCACGTGAGTGACCAAGTCGGTGTGATGTACCTCGGGCGCTTGGTGGAATTGGCGGATAAACAGTCGCTGTTCTCTAACCCGCGCCACCCTTACACGCGCATGTTGTTAGACGCGATTCCAAAAATGCGCGATACCGGCCGCGCCAGAACGCCGGTGCAAGGCGAAGTACCCAACCCCTTAAACCCACCGAGCGGCTGCACTTTTCATCCGCGCTGCCCGCATGTACAAGAACGCTGCCGAATGGAAGCGCCGCGTTTGCTGACGATTGCGGGCGTGAAGATTGCTTGTCATGGAGTAGAAGAAGGCAGGGTTTAG
- a CDS encoding M14 family metallopeptidase, with protein MIDVEHAFSKSYAEAREKFLAAANSIGKKVDSRQHPLAGKDGEELAMDIVLDGQADAQNLLIVSSACHGVEGYCGSGVQTYAMHDAEWRNNAKEQGVAVLYIHALNPYGFSHIRRTTHENVDLNRNFQDFNQPLPDNPAYREIESLLLPEEWPPNHNNIAATDQYISNNSVQAFQAAVTRGQYEFEQGLFFGGKAATWSNQTLRQVLRDYAGQAKQIAWIDLHTGLGESGVGERISTCREDKLALARARRWWDGGGTTPVTSIYDGSSTSALLTGLMSNSVYEECPEALYTGIAMEYGTLPPLQMMEALRAEHWLNINPQASKELSARIKKQMMDAFYVDTPDWREQVITQARQSLFQAAQGLKG; from the coding sequence GTGATTGATGTCGAACATGCATTTTCAAAAAGTTATGCCGAGGCCAGAGAAAAGTTTTTAGCCGCTGCCAACAGCATTGGCAAAAAAGTCGATTCACGCCAGCATCCTCTGGCCGGCAAAGACGGCGAAGAGCTGGCTATGGACATAGTGTTGGATGGCCAAGCCGATGCGCAAAACCTTTTAATCGTGAGCAGCGCCTGCCACGGTGTGGAGGGTTATTGCGGCTCTGGCGTTCAAACCTATGCGATGCACGATGCAGAGTGGCGCAATAACGCCAAAGAGCAAGGCGTCGCAGTGCTTTACATTCATGCGCTCAACCCCTACGGTTTTTCACACATTCGCCGCACCACACATGAAAACGTGGATTTAAATCGAAACTTTCAAGACTTCAATCAGCCTTTGCCGGATAACCCGGCTTACCGCGAAATCGAAAGCCTGCTGCTACCCGAGGAATGGCCACCGAATCACAACAATATTGCGGCGACTGATCAATACATTAGCAACAACTCTGTACAAGCATTTCAAGCTGCGGTGACACGCGGCCAATATGAATTTGAACAAGGCCTTTTCTTTGGTGGAAAAGCAGCGACCTGGAGCAACCAAACATTGCGCCAAGTGCTGCGCGACTACGCTGGCCAAGCCAAACAAATCGCTTGGATAGATCTTCACACCGGTTTAGGCGAGAGTGGCGTGGGTGAGCGCATCAGTACCTGCCGCGAAGACAAATTAGCGCTGGCCAGAGCCAGACGCTGGTGGGACGGCGGCGGCACGACGCCGGTAACATCGATTTACGATGGCTCGTCAACCTCGGCTCTTCTGACTGGCTTGATGTCCAACAGTGTTTACGAAGAATGCCCAGAAGCGCTTTACACCGGTATCGCAATGGAATACGGCACTTTGCCGCCGCTACAAATGATGGAAGCGCTGCGCGCAGAGCACTGGCTCAACATTAACCCGCAAGCCTCTAAAGAATTGTCCGCACGGATTAAAAAGCAAATGATGGATGCTTTTTATGTTGATACGCCAGACTGGCGTGAGCAAGTCATCACACAAGCTAGGCAATCCTTGTTTCAAGCCGCACAAGGTTTAAAGGGCTAA
- a CDS encoding ABC transporter substrate-binding protein → MKFKSTLRLSALLSALVVASFSAQSQTLRVANIGDSLSMDPHSLSESLQFSITGNVYEGLVLRNKDLSLAPGLATSWKQTSPTIWRFELRKGVMFHDGTPFTADDVLFSFKRTQAEGSDLKSYTNDFKEVRKINDFTVEIETKSPFPILPDVISLVYMMSKKWCETNQAVVPVDRRKGIENAASFRANGTGPYRLRERQPNVRTSFSRNANYWGKIEGNAQEVIFTPIDNDATRVAALLSGEIDVMEPVPVQDIDRVNKNASTRVMTGPELRTIFLGMDQKRDELLYSNVKGKNPFKDKRVRQAFYQAIDIEGIKRTVMRGASTPTALMVAPGINGFDPTINVRLPYDVEAAKKLMIEAGYPNGFEVAMNCPNDRYVNDSRICQAVSANLSRINVKINLQAETKGTYFPKILRRDTSFYMLGWTPSTYDAHNALNAIFACPDDQGAGQFNLGSYCNPKVDELIKKVQSETDKTKRTAYIKQAFEMHATDIGHLPMHQQALAWGMSKKVTLTQLADNFMPFKWITIQP, encoded by the coding sequence ATGAAGTTCAAGTCCACATTGCGTCTGAGTGCTCTGCTGTCTGCGCTGGTTGTCGCCAGTTTTTCTGCCCAATCGCAAACGCTGCGTGTGGCCAATATTGGTGACTCGCTGTCTATGGATCCGCACTCTCTGAGTGAATCGCTGCAGTTCAGCATCACCGGCAACGTCTATGAAGGCTTGGTGCTGCGCAACAAGGACTTGAGCTTGGCGCCGGGCTTGGCAACATCTTGGAAACAAACCTCACCCACTATCTGGCGCTTTGAATTGCGTAAAGGTGTGATGTTTCATGACGGCACACCGTTTACTGCGGATGATGTGTTGTTTAGTTTTAAGCGCACTCAAGCCGAAGGATCTGACCTTAAAAGCTACACCAACGATTTCAAGGAAGTGCGAAAAATTAACGACTTCACAGTTGAAATAGAAACCAAATCACCTTTTCCGATACTGCCGGACGTGATTTCTCTGGTTTATATGATGAGTAAAAAATGGTGCGAAACCAATCAAGCTGTGGTGCCTGTGGATAGACGCAAAGGCATTGAAAATGCAGCTTCATTTCGTGCCAACGGCACAGGTCCCTATCGCCTGCGCGAGCGCCAGCCTAATGTGCGCACCAGTTTTTCTCGTAATGCCAACTATTGGGGCAAGATTGAAGGCAATGCACAAGAAGTGATTTTTACCCCGATTGACAATGATGCGACGCGTGTTGCCGCGCTGCTGTCTGGTGAGATCGATGTGATGGAACCGGTACCAGTGCAAGACATTGACCGCGTGAATAAAAACGCCAGCACCCGTGTCATGACAGGGCCAGAACTACGAACTATTTTTCTGGGTATGGATCAAAAGCGTGATGAGTTGCTGTATTCCAATGTCAAAGGTAAAAATCCCTTCAAAGACAAACGCGTACGCCAAGCTTTTTATCAAGCGATTGATATTGAGGGTATTAAACGCACGGTGATGCGCGGAGCTTCGACGCCGACGGCTTTGATGGTTGCGCCCGGCATCAACGGTTTCGATCCGACGATAAATGTGCGTTTGCCTTACGACGTGGAAGCGGCCAAAAAACTCATGATCGAAGCCGGTTATCCGAATGGCTTTGAGGTCGCTATGAATTGCCCCAACGACCGCTATGTGAACGACAGCCGTATTTGCCAAGCAGTGTCGGCAAACCTGTCTCGCATCAATGTAAAAATTAATCTTCAGGCCGAAACCAAGGGTACTTACTTTCCTAAAATCTTACGCCGTGACACCAGTTTTTACATGCTGGGTTGGACGCCAAGTACCTATGACGCGCACAACGCTCTGAATGCTATTTTTGCTTGTCCAGATGATCAAGGTGCGGGTCAGTTCAATCTAGGTTCTTATTGCAATCCCAAGGTCGATGAGTTGATTAAAAAAGTCCAGTCTGAAACCGATAAGACCAAACGCACGGCTTACATCAAACAAGCTTTTGAAATGCACGCAACTGATATCGGTCACCTGCCAATGCATCAGCAAGCACTGGCTTGGGGCATGAGTAAAAAAGTCACTTTGACGCAATTAGCGGATAACTTCATGCCGTTTAAGTGGATTACCATTCAGCCTTAA
- a CDS encoding ABC transporter permease, translating into MNQLLSRWYDSDVGYSFRTSPMAMTAAVIALVCVFAAVFAGWVAPHNPFDLRTLELSDARLPPAWYEMGSAKYLLGTDDQGRDILSAVIYGARISLVVGLASVVLSILIGVTLGLIAGFSGGWIDTALMRLCDVMLSFPPILVALLMAGVGRALFPNAQASVAFGVLIVSITLTGWVQYARTVRGSTLVERNKEYVQAARVTGVSPLRIMRRHVLPNVLGPVMVLATIQVATAIITEATLSFLGVGSPPTSPSLGTLIRVGNDYLFSGEWWITVFPGLMLVLIALSVNLLGDWLRDALNPRLR; encoded by the coding sequence ATGAATCAATTGTTATCACGCTGGTATGACAGCGATGTCGGCTACAGCTTTCGCACCTCGCCGATGGCCATGACCGCTGCTGTGATCGCCTTGGTTTGCGTTTTTGCTGCGGTATTTGCCGGCTGGGTGGCTCCGCACAATCCGTTTGATTTGCGCACACTGGAGTTGAGTGACGCCCGCTTGCCGCCGGCTTGGTATGAGATGGGTAGCGCTAAATATTTGCTCGGTACTGATGATCAAGGTCGCGATATTTTGTCGGCTGTGATTTACGGTGCACGTATTTCTTTGGTAGTCGGTCTAGCCTCGGTGGTGCTGTCGATTTTGATTGGTGTGACGTTAGGCTTAATCGCTGGGTTTAGTGGCGGCTGGATTGATACTGCCTTGATGCGTTTATGCGATGTGATGCTGAGTTTTCCGCCCATATTGGTAGCCCTTCTTATGGCGGGTGTGGGCAGGGCGCTGTTTCCCAATGCACAAGCGAGTGTGGCTTTTGGTGTGTTGATTGTGTCGATTACGCTAACCGGCTGGGTGCAATATGCGCGCACGGTTAGGGGCTCGACTTTGGTTGAGCGAAACAAAGAATATGTGCAAGCTGCGCGTGTGACCGGCGTTTCACCCCTGCGCATCATGCGCCGCCATGTGCTGCCCAATGTGCTGGGGCCGGTGATGGTGTTGGCAACTATTCAAGTCGCAACTGCCATCATTACCGAGGCGACGCTGTCATTTTTAGGTGTCGGCTCGCCGCCCACTTCCCCCTCTTTGGGCACCTTAATACGGGTGGGCAATGATTACTTGTTTTCTGGCGAGTGGTGGATTACGGTTTTTCCAGGATTGATGTTGGTGTTAATTGCGCTCAGTGTTAATTTGCTGGGTGACTGGCTGCGTGATGCGCTGAATCCGCGTTTGCGCTGA
- a CDS encoding ABC transporter permease → MLVFIFRRLTQAVIVMIVVAFIAFMLFQYVGDPVVFLLGQDARPEQIRQLRTDLGLDRSFVVQFGHFLVNAVQGDFGLSLRQGAKVSRLIAERFPATLELSAVAAVLALLLGVPMGVYSALKRGSFSSQLMMTVSLLGVSLPTFLIGILLILMFSVGLGWLPSFGRGDTVKIGWWSSGLLTLDGWQHVVLPAVTLAIFQLTLIMRLVRAEMLEVLRTDYIKFARARGLSSRSIHFGHALKNTLVPVLTITGLQLGGLIAFAIITETVFQWPGMGLLFIQAVTFADIPVMSAYLCLIALIFVLINLFVDLLYFAVDPRLRLGGGRH, encoded by the coding sequence ATGCTTGTCTTTATTTTTCGTCGCTTGACGCAAGCCGTGATCGTCATGATTGTGGTGGCCTTTATTGCCTTTATGTTGTTTCAATACGTGGGTGACCCCGTAGTGTTTCTGCTCGGCCAAGATGCAAGACCAGAGCAGATCCGTCAACTCCGCACTGACTTGGGTTTGGACCGATCTTTTGTTGTGCAATTTGGTCATTTCTTGGTCAATGCGGTGCAGGGTGACTTTGGGCTTAGTTTGCGTCAGGGCGCAAAAGTCTCGCGCCTGATTGCTGAGCGCTTTCCCGCCACGTTAGAGCTGTCTGCAGTGGCCGCTGTTTTGGCTTTGCTGCTAGGTGTCCCCATGGGGGTTTATTCGGCGCTAAAGCGTGGCTCTTTTTCTAGTCAATTAATGATGACAGTCTCGCTGCTAGGCGTGTCGTTACCGACTTTCTTAATCGGCATCTTATTGATTCTGATGTTTTCCGTCGGTCTTGGATGGCTGCCTAGTTTTGGTCGTGGTGACACGGTAAAAATTGGTTGGTGGAGTAGCGGTTTACTGACGCTAGACGGCTGGCAGCATGTGGTTTTACCGGCAGTTACATTGGCTATTTTCCAACTCACCTTGATCATGCGGCTAGTCCGCGCTGAGATGCTTGAAGTGCTGAGAACCGATTACATCAAGTTTGCTCGCGCCCGGGGCTTGTCTAGCCGCAGCATTCATTTCGGTCACGCATTGAAAAATACTTTAGTGCCGGTTTTGACCATCACAGGTTTGCAGCTAGGCGGCTTAATTGCATTCGCCATCATCACAGAGACCGTCTTTCAGTGGCCGGGCATGGGTCTGCTTTTCATTCAGGCAGTGACCTTTGCAGACATACCGGTGATGTCTGCCTATCTGTGCTTGATTGCATTGATATTTGTACTGATTAATTTGTTTGTTGACCTGTTGTATTTTGCGGTTGATCCCCGGCTTCGGTTAGGTGGTGGGCGCCACTAA